A single genomic interval of Coturnix japonica isolate 7356 chromosome 14, Coturnix japonica 2.1, whole genome shotgun sequence harbors:
- the GPR146 gene encoding probable G-protein coupled receptor 146 yields the protein MWSCETLNITDNSEDQHLCQDFHFVLSIFSLLYLIICFPIGLCYNGLLVLVNLYNKATMTMPDVYFVNMAIAGLIINALAPMYLLGLANTKWAIWNSNNEVYITLLILFNVSSLVTMYSTTLLSLDYYIERALPRTYMSSVYNTKHVCGFIWGGAMLTSFSSLLFYVCNHVSTKIIECSKMQNKEAADAIMVFIGYVVPAVAVLYALILILRIRKEATPLDQDTGRLDPSVHRLLIATVCTQFALWTPYYVTLLVSTFTYARGGAADENYIRILHFTMVLSKFLAFSSSFVMPLLYRYINKNFPNKLRRLLKKIHCGNQGCSHERTVVQQVMT from the coding sequence ATGTGGAGCTGTGAAACCTTAAACATCACTGACAACAGCGAGGACCAGCATCTCTGCCAGGACTTCCACTTTGTGCTATccatcttttcccttctctaCCTCATTATATGTTTCCCAATTGGCCTTTGCTACAACGGCCTGCTGGTCCTGGTCAACCTGTACAACAAAGCTACTATGACGATGCCTGATGTTTACTTTGTCAATATGGCCATCGCCGGACTCATCATCAACGCCTTGGCACCAATGTACCTTCTAGGTCTCGCCAATACAAAATGGGCCATCTGGAATTCTAACAATGAAGTTTATATCACCTTGCTTATTTTGTTCAACGTCTCATCTTTGGTTACCATGTACTCTACGACATTACTCAGTCTGGACTACTACATCGAACGTGCTCTACCTAGAACTTACATGTCCAGTGTGTACAACACCAAGCACGTCTGTGGATTCATATGGGGCGGAGCCATGCTCACAAGTTTCTCATCTCTTCTATTCTACGTCTGCAACCACGTATCCACTAAAATAATTGAATGCTCCAAGATGCAGAACAAAGAGGCAGCGGATGCCATTATGGTGTTTATCGGGTACGTCGTTCCAGCTGTTGCTGTACTGTATGCACTTATTCTGATCTTGCGAATACGCAAAGAGGCCACACCACTGGATCAAGACACTGGACGATTAGACCCATCAGTGCACAGGCTTTTGATTGCCACAGTCTGTACACAGTTCGCGTTATGGACACCCTATTATGTTACCCTTTTGGTAAGCACATTTACTTACGCAcgaggaggagctgcagatgaAAACTACATTCGAATATTACATTTTACCATGGTTTTATCCAAATTCTTGGCTTTCTCAAGCAGCTTTGTAATGCCTTTGCTTTACAGATACATTAACAAAAACTTCCCCAACAAATTGCGACGGCTGCTTAAAAAGATACACTGTGGGAATCAGGGGTGCTCTCACGAACGCACAGTAGTACAGCAAGTCATGACATAG